CCAACCGCGTAAAGGACCTGTTCAGCATAGACCCGCGCACCGGGCGCATCGAGGTGCGCGGGGAGGTGGATTTCGAGGAGAGCAGCCTGTATCAAATCTTCGTCCAGGCCAAGGACCTGGGGCCAAATGCCATCCCCGCGCACTGTAAAGTCCTCGTCAAAGTGTCCGACGTGAACGACAACGCGCCGGAGATTACATTCAGCACCGTCACCGAGTCAGTGAGCGAAAAAGCAGCTCCCGGCACCGTCATCGCGCTGCTGAGTGTGACGGACAAGGACGCAGAGGAAAATGGACAAATTCACGTGGAACTGCTCGGCGAAGTCCCCTTCAAATTAAAATCCTCCTTTAGGAACTACTTCACCATAATAACAGACGGACCTTTGAACCGGGAGCAGGCAGACTCGTACTCCGTCACCGTGGTCGCACGGGATAAAGGGACGCCCTCTCTGGCCACCAGCAAGTCGATTCGAGTCCAAGTGTCCGACGAGAACGACAACTCACCCACATTTACGCAGAGCATATACGATGTGTATGTAACAGAGAACAACGTGCCAGGGGCGTACATACATGCCGTCTCGGCTCTGGACCCCGACGCCGGACAAAATGCGCTCATCAGTTACTCCATATTAGAGTGCAACATTCAGGGCATGTCGGTCAAAACCTACGTGTCCATCAACGAAGAGACCGGATATCTGTATGCACTCAGGTCATTTGATTATGAGCTGCTCAAGGATTTCACATTCATGGTCCAGGCCAGAGATGCAGGCACCCCTCCGCTCAGCTCCAACGCCACGGTCAAAGTGATCATCGTGGATCAGAACGACAACCCTCCGCTGGTGCTGGCCCCTCTGGGGAAGAACGGCACAGCCAAGGAGCCCCTGCCCCGCTCCGCCGAGCCGGGCTACCTGGTCACCCGCATTGTGGCAATGGATGCAGACGACGGCGAGAACGCGCGCCTTTCCTACAGTATTTTGAGAGGGAATGAAAACGGCATGTTCAGGATGGACTGGAGAACAGGGGAGCTGCGGACGGCGAGGCGCGTGTCAGCCAAGCGGGATCCCCACCAGCTGTATGATTTGATGATTGAGGTGAGAGATCACGGCCAGCCACCGTTGTCCTCCAGTGCCAGCATTCAGGTGATGCTGGTGGACAGCGTGGTCGAAGGCCGCGGCAGCGGAGACCGTAGAGGCACTACAAAGGCTAAGGACGGCAGCCTGGATCTCACCCTCATACTCATCATTGCCCTGGGCTCCGTCTCTTTTATCTTCCTCCTGGTCATGATTGTGCTCGCTGTGCGCTGCCAGAAGGACAAAAAACTCAACATTTACACTTGTCTGACGAGCGATTGTTgtatgagctgcagctcctgctgctcacgGCAGGGACGTGCTCGCAAGAAAAAGCTCAGCAAGTCAGATATAATGCTAGTGCAAAGCACCGGCAATGTCAGCGGGGCCGGTACAGCTCAAGTCCCAGTAGAAGAATCAGGGAGCTTTGGCTCACACCATCAAAACCAGAACTATTGCTACCAGGTATGTTTGACTCCAGAGTCTGCCAAAACTGACCTCATGTTCCTAAAGCCGTGTAGTCCGTCTAGGAGCACAGACACCGATCACAATCCATGTGGTGCCATAGTGACAGGGTACACAGACCAGCAGCCTGACATCATATCAAATGGCAGCATTTTATCAAACGAGGTAAGAGTCTTTCTCACATCCTCCATTTCTATTCAAGAGCAGCATGTCCTAAACCAGGCCCCTGTGGCCAGACCGCCCTATTAATCCTGTAAAGTCTGCCTGTTTGAAGCACTACAGTACATTTATTACTAACAGGATTCGGCGGCCATTTCCATCCTGTATTTTCATTTGCATTACCCCAGTTAGTAGCAACAACCTAATCAGATTTTCAGATTTATCCCAGAACAGAAACTTAATCATTTAGAATGACAAAAGCCCCACTGGAGGCTCAGCCGTTAGCGTCATCACTGTGCTCCAGCCATGAAACAGCAAATATTGCATGTTAGAAAAAACCCCCAACTCATTTAAAAACTCAAGTACTGAAAATTGGTCATATTGAATCAGAGGCTGCTGGTTACCATCACTATATTtgcacgtttgtgtgtctgAAGAACTGTACTTCCCTCCGTCCCACTAAATGTGCATGTCCCCACTCATTGGCATTGGTACATGTATTCATTCCACTCGCAATGTGTCTGCGAAGACCCCCACCTGTAGGGAAGCTCAGCTTCACAAACACTCAGTTGCTCAGTAAGAAACGTgtaagctaagctaatgtgtgagttaaagccCTTTTTGGCTCGGTGGTCCCGACTCATGGTGTGTTGTACTAATTGCAAACGATGCTTCAAAGACTGTAACGGCGCCTTTCTCTTTTAGACCAAACACCAGCGCACTGAACTCACCTACCTTGTTGACAGGCCGAGACGTGTCAACAGGTAAGCAGAAAAtgtgtcttacacacacacacacacacacacacacacacacacacaccacacacacacacacacacacacacacacacacacacacacattctcacctTCATACTGTGCAAGGCCCTTTATTAATGTGACGATGATCCAGGTGATGAGCTGCGTTCAGGTGTAAATGGAGAAGTCGTCGCTGCTGCCTGATAAACGCATCTAAGTGCTCTCTGTGTTTGTCGCTTCCAGCTCAGCCTTTCAGGAGGCAGACCTGGTCAGCTCTAAAGACAGCGGTCATGGCGACAGCGAGCAGGGAGACAGCGACCACGACGCCACCAACCGTGGCCATTCCTCTGGTAAGAACCGACTTGCGCGTGACACTGCAGGCCCGCCTGTACTTTCATCTAATAAGTCGCGTCATTGGCTCTTTGGCTCCGTGCCTGGATCGACTGATTAGCATGTGGTCACTGTGGTTCCAGGAGCAGATTGTTGTccgtgtctctgttgctcatgTTTGGAGTGTTCCTGCTCCCTTGCAGCACCCTGAAGGCCGGCAGACTAAAAGCTAGCTTTTAATTACAGTTTAGTTTGTATCTGCAGAACATGTGAGAACTTTGAGATAAGCTCTCTTGTGGTTCATTATCAAAACATAAATTACAATtgaaaaatcaacatttatcTAGACACAAGCTTCATAAAGATAAAATATCTGTATATAAAAACCATATAACCCTAATCTTCTTGTCGTTACTTACAGTTTATCGATTGTTGTGCATTGTTGCACACTCATACTCTATAATCTAACTAAATTATTAATATAATTTTTAGATAATACGATGCTGTGGCCTCTGTTTCCATGATGAAACACATTTGAAATTTTTACTTTTCCCTGCGTCTCGGCTTGTTTCCCCTTTCCCGCTTGTCGGAGCCTCTCACATAATCTCTTTTTCTGCGTAATTGACACATAATCATTTAATATCGGCAGGAAGAACACAAACCCTGGTGCGGCTGTCTGTAAATATGTGGCGGGATTAGTGATGAGCGCGCTCCCAGAGCACAGTCCCTGGGTTCTGGCGACGGCTCGATGAGATGTGATGGGCGTTTTAATGAGGCCTAACTTGTACCACAGTGCTGGGAAGCGGACCAAATAGATTGTGGCGAAAAAACAGGAgattcatttgttcatttaattAATCAGCTATCAGGAAGTGTTGCCTCTGTATGCTTCTCTCATCCTTGACTACAATCCTCCTTCAGCATcacctgttttattttaaattctccTTTCCCAAAGCAAAGCTTGCACAATAGTCTCTCACTGAGCGATGAATGCTGGTTCTGTGCCTTCGTTTGCTCACCGCGGATAACGTCTGACCAGCAGGGCCTCTATTATGGGCTTGGTTGTTGCTCCCAGTGTCactccagcagctctggatACTTTTCCACCAGAATGAACTGCTTTCAGTCCCAATCATGACTGAAGCAACCAGGTGATTTATGTAAATGGAGCTGTCCTATTTCTAGAGCATTagcatttaatttaaatgttgcCAGCCAGCGGCCATATTGTGTTATGAATAGTCGCACACTGGCGTCCTAAAAGCAGGACTGGGTGTGAATTAACATTTTAGTCCAGGGTTTGGAGAACTGGATTGTTCTAAAGATTATAAAGTGAAGTGGCACTCAAACAGAACTTCTCCTGACTTTGAGTAACCTTGCTGCCACCAACCAGACACAGTTCCTCCGCTGAATTATTAACCAGATTAGAGCCTTTCAACGGATTATTTGTTGTGCATTAAATCTTTGTTTGATTAGGATAATTGATATTGTGGCTTACTGTTGGGTAATTCTGGACACAGTGCGAAAAAAAATGATGGGTTTAGTCTGCGGGCCCTAATTGAGTTTGTCAGCAGCGAGTGGAGTCAAATCACATCGGCGTCTAATGAATGCTAACGTTGAATAAACACGTGTCATTCATCGCAACAGTCTATTTACCTCCACTCTTTCCTGCCGCCATTTTCTGCCGCCTCaggctgtcacacacacacacacacacacacacacacacacacacacacacacacacacacacacacacacacacacacacacacacacacacacacacaccgaaatCCTAGATAAAGCCGTTTTGGGCTCTGCTGGGACTGACAGTGTCGGAGACACCGGAGGATTTGTATTAAAGGTCAACAGCAGGATTCATTTgatcagaagaaaaaaaattcagatGACAGTTTGTGGCGCGACGCTGCTGCAGTGGGAACGTGGCGGACCGGAGAGATGAAGAAATCCAGAGCACTGGCTGGCCATTTAACCATTCTCCCTTTTTGCTGTACCACCAGTATAAACTACTGATCATGCAACCAGCCATCATCTTAAAGGGAACATCTTGCCATGAACTATTTAAACCAATTATTTTAAGAACCAGTAAAATTAGACCTCTGGATATTCAGCACTCTATTGAacttaaataaacatttatctCTTATATTCATTCAGTCGCCCTCCCAAAGGTATGCATCCTATTTATTTGCACATATGTACAGATATCTACGCTGCCGCTGTTCTAACTTTCATAAACAAGCATTTCATTCTAAAACGAGACATTTCAATCGTCCATACAGCCAGCAGAACGGTGGCGCCCTCTGTGGCCGTCCAAGTCTCACCTACACGTATATTGATATGGGCACTATCAGGCACTTGGAGAAAATTGAGTTGAGGTCTTTATCCACTTTTTtatcccccccaacacacacaccacttcaCTATCATCTTTCCCAGCTGCCGATGAATTCCCACTTACGTCTGCGCTCCGTGCTATCACCGTGGCAACAGTTCGCTGACCggtaatttatttttttccccgacCTTCCGTACCAATTACCAAATGAAGGTTGTTATTCAGCGTTTGCGGTTGGCCCTCGTGAGCACAGCTGCTCCGATGAGACGGAGACGCGAGGGTCGATGGTGCTGCCCTGCGActcttttccccttttgtcCGGCTGCTGGACACGTTGACGCGGCCGCCATCGATTGGCCAAGTGCAGAGTAAATCATTTTGCTGCTGGGCAAATCTTTGATCAGGTAACTGCTGATGAAAGCAGAAAATCGGGGCTTTACTTCCAACTTGTACTGACCATTTTAGCATTTCAATATTTGGCAGAGTAGTTCTCTCCCTTCAGGTTTCCCCCCTTCATATCACTCTGCTCTCATCCATTCTATCAGCCAGTCTGCTCTGGGCTGCTCATGTCCAGGCCCACAATAACTTGTTTCCTCATGCGAGAGGacatattaaaatataatgtGATGGTGTATTTATGGCATAttgattaatatttaataagaAACCCTCTCATTAGTGGACTGGGCACTTTTTCAAGCTGCCAGTGAGGCCAAGCCAAATTAATCTGCTTTGTAACAAA
This genomic stretch from Takifugu flavidus isolate HTHZ2018 chromosome 9, ASM371156v2, whole genome shotgun sequence harbors:
- the pcdh10b gene encoding protocadherin-10b isoform X3 — encoded protein: MIVFLILLCITDGVLSQIRYSVPEEADHGTLVGNIAEDLGLDLTKLASRRFQVVPSSRTPYLEVNLENGVLFVKEKIDREQICKQTATCQLNMEVFLENPLELFRVEIEVVDINDNPPSFPETDITVEISESATPGTRFPLESAFDPDVGSNALRTYDITTNNYFYVDVQTQTDGNKFAELVLEKPLDREQQAAHRYVLTAVDGGQPPRTGTALLVVRVLDSNDNVPVFDQPVYTVSLSENAPVGTLVIQLNATDMDEGLNGEIVYSFSNHISNRVKDLFSIDPRTGRIEVRGEVDFEESSLYQIFVQAKDLGPNAIPAHCKVLVKVSDVNDNAPEITFSTVTESVSEKAAPGTVIALLSVTDKDAEENGQIHVELLGEVPFKLKSSFRNYFTIITDGPLNREQADSYSVTVVARDKGTPSLATSKSIRVQVSDENDNSPTFTQSIYDVYVTENNVPGAYIHAVSALDPDAGQNALISYSILECNIQGMSVKTYVSINEETGYLYALRSFDYELLKDFTFMVQARDAGTPPLSSNATVKVIIVDQNDNPPLVLAPLGKNGTAKEPLPRSAEPGYLVTRIVAMDADDGENARLSYSILRGNENGMFRMDWRTGELRTARRVSAKRDPHQLYDLMIEVRDHGQPPLSSSASIQVMLVDSVVEGRGSGDRRGTTKAKDGSLDLTLILIIALGSVSFIFLLVMIVLAVRCQKDKKLNIYTCLTSDCCMSCSSCCSRQGRARKKKLSKSDIMLVQSTGNVSGAGTAQVPVEESGSFGSHHQNQNYCYQVCLTPESAKTDLMFLKPCSPSRSTDTDHNPCGAIVTGYTDQQPDIISNGSILSNETKHQRTELTYLVDRPRRVNSSAFQEADLVSSKDSGHGDSEQGDSDHDATNRGHSSGADLFSNCTEECKALGHSDRCWMPSFMPSDGRQGPDYRSNLHVPGMDSVPDTERGKGFASSFRVDIPETA
- the pcdh10b gene encoding protocadherin-10b isoform X2; the protein is MIVFLILLCITDGVLSQIRYSVPEEADHGTLVGNIAEDLGLDLTKLASRRFQVVPSSRTPYLEVNLENGVLFVKEKIDREQICKQTATCQLNMEVFLENPLELFRVEIEVVDINDNPPSFPETDITVEISESATPGTRFPLESAFDPDVGSNALRTYDITTNNYFYVDVQTQTDGNKFAELVLEKPLDREQQAAHRYVLTAVDGGQPPRTGTALLVVRVLDSNDNVPVFDQPVYTVSLSENAPVGTLVIQLNATDMDEGLNGEIVYSFSNHISNRVKDLFSIDPRTGRIEVRGEVDFEESSLYQIFVQAKDLGPNAIPAHCKVLVKVSDVNDNAPEITFSTVTESVSEKAAPGTVIALLSVTDKDAEENGQIHVELLGEVPFKLKSSFRNYFTIITDGPLNREQADSYSVTVVARDKGTPSLATSKSIRVQVSDENDNSPTFTQSIYDVYVTENNVPGAYIHAVSALDPDAGQNALISYSILECNIQGMSVKTYVSINEETGYLYALRSFDYELLKDFTFMVQARDAGTPPLSSNATVKVIIVDQNDNPPLVLAPLGKNGTAKEPLPRSAEPGYLVTRIVAMDADDGENARLSYSILRGNENGMFRMDWRTGELRTARRVSAKRDPHQLYDLMIEVRDHGQPPLSSSASIQVMLVDSVVEGRGSGDRRGTTKAKDGSLDLTLILIIALGSVSFIFLLVMIVLAVRCQKDKKLNIYTCLTSDCCMSCSSCCSRQGRARKKKLSKSDIMLVQSTGNVSGAGTAQVPVEESGSFGSHHQNQNYCYQTKHQRTELTYLVDRPRRVNSSAFQEADLVSSKDSGHGDSEQGDSDHDATNRGHSSGADLFSNCTEECKALGHSDRCWMPSFMPSDGRQGPDYRSNLHVPGMDSVPDTEVFECPEQTADKSFSTFGKETPLRQQHLHPHQNHHHLLKSPHLRRFQGSIERKELETFLPSARAPYKPAFLTRKRVC
- the pcdh10b gene encoding protocadherin-10b isoform X5, translated to MIVFLILLCITDGVLSQIRYSVPEEADHGTLVGNIAEDLGLDLTKLASRRFQVVPSSRTPYLEVNLENGVLFVKEKIDREQICKQTATCQLNMEVFLENPLELFRVEIEVVDINDNPPSFPETDITVEISESATPGTRFPLESAFDPDVGSNALRTYDITTNNYFYVDVQTQTDGNKFAELVLEKPLDREQQAAHRYVLTAVDGGQPPRTGTALLVVRVLDSNDNVPVFDQPVYTVSLSENAPVGTLVIQLNATDMDEGLNGEIVYSFSNHISNRVKDLFSIDPRTGRIEVRGEVDFEESSLYQIFVQAKDLGPNAIPAHCKVLVKVSDVNDNAPEITFSTVTESVSEKAAPGTVIALLSVTDKDAEENGQIHVELLGEVPFKLKSSFRNYFTIITDGPLNREQADSYSVTVVARDKGTPSLATSKSIRVQVSDENDNSPTFTQSIYDVYVTENNVPGAYIHAVSALDPDAGQNALISYSILECNIQGMSVKTYVSINEETGYLYALRSFDYELLKDFTFMVQARDAGTPPLSSNATVKVIIVDQNDNPPLVLAPLGKNGTAKEPLPRSAEPGYLVTRIVAMDADDGENARLSYSILRGNENGMFRMDWRTGELRTARRVSAKRDPHQLYDLMIEVRDHGQPPLSSSASIQVMLVDSVVEGRGSGDRRGTTKAKDGSLDLTLILIIALGSVSFIFLLVMIVLAVRCQKDKKLNIYTCLTSDCCMSCSSCCSRQGRARKKKLSKSDIMLVQSTGNVSGAGTAQVPVEESGSFGSHHQNQNYCYQVCLTPESAKTDLMFLKPCSPSRSTDTDHNPCGAIVTGYTDQQPDIISNGSILSNETKHQRTELTYLVDRPRRVNSSAFQEADLVSSKDSGHGDSEQGDSDHDATNRGHSSGADLFSNCTEECKALGHSDRCWMPSFMPSDGRQGPDYRSNLHVPGMDSVPDTETNS
- the pcdh10b gene encoding protocadherin-10b isoform X1; translated protein: MIVFLILLCITDGVLSQIRYSVPEEADHGTLVGNIAEDLGLDLTKLASRRFQVVPSSRTPYLEVNLENGVLFVKEKIDREQICKQTATCQLNMEVFLENPLELFRVEIEVVDINDNPPSFPETDITVEISESATPGTRFPLESAFDPDVGSNALRTYDITTNNYFYVDVQTQTDGNKFAELVLEKPLDREQQAAHRYVLTAVDGGQPPRTGTALLVVRVLDSNDNVPVFDQPVYTVSLSENAPVGTLVIQLNATDMDEGLNGEIVYSFSNHISNRVKDLFSIDPRTGRIEVRGEVDFEESSLYQIFVQAKDLGPNAIPAHCKVLVKVSDVNDNAPEITFSTVTESVSEKAAPGTVIALLSVTDKDAEENGQIHVELLGEVPFKLKSSFRNYFTIITDGPLNREQADSYSVTVVARDKGTPSLATSKSIRVQVSDENDNSPTFTQSIYDVYVTENNVPGAYIHAVSALDPDAGQNALISYSILECNIQGMSVKTYVSINEETGYLYALRSFDYELLKDFTFMVQARDAGTPPLSSNATVKVIIVDQNDNPPLVLAPLGKNGTAKEPLPRSAEPGYLVTRIVAMDADDGENARLSYSILRGNENGMFRMDWRTGELRTARRVSAKRDPHQLYDLMIEVRDHGQPPLSSSASIQVMLVDSVVEGRGSGDRRGTTKAKDGSLDLTLILIIALGSVSFIFLLVMIVLAVRCQKDKKLNIYTCLTSDCCMSCSSCCSRQGRARKKKLSKSDIMLVQSTGNVSGAGTAQVPVEESGSFGSHHQNQNYCYQVCLTPESAKTDLMFLKPCSPSRSTDTDHNPCGAIVTGYTDQQPDIISNGSILSNETKHQRTELTYLVDRPRRVNSSAFQEADLVSSKDSGHGDSEQGDSDHDATNRGHSSGADLFSNCTEECKALGHSDRCWMPSFMPSDGRQGPDYRSNLHVPGMDSVPDTEVFECPEQTADKSFSTFGKETPLRQQHLHPHQNHHHLLKSPHLRRFQGSIERKELETFLPSARAPYKPAFLTRKRVC
- the pcdh10b gene encoding protocadherin-10b isoform X4; the protein is MIVFLILLCITDGVLSQIRYSVPEEADHGTLVGNIAEDLGLDLTKLASRRFQVVPSSRTPYLEVNLENGVLFVKEKIDREQICKQTATCQLNMEVFLENPLELFRVEIEVVDINDNPPSFPETDITVEISESATPGTRFPLESAFDPDVGSNALRTYDITTNNYFYVDVQTQTDGNKFAELVLEKPLDREQQAAHRYVLTAVDGGQPPRTGTALLVVRVLDSNDNVPVFDQPVYTVSLSENAPVGTLVIQLNATDMDEGLNGEIVYSFSNHISNRVKDLFSIDPRTGRIEVRGEVDFEESSLYQIFVQAKDLGPNAIPAHCKVLVKVSDVNDNAPEITFSTVTESVSEKAAPGTVIALLSVTDKDAEENGQIHVELLGEVPFKLKSSFRNYFTIITDGPLNREQADSYSVTVVARDKGTPSLATSKSIRVQVSDENDNSPTFTQSIYDVYVTENNVPGAYIHAVSALDPDAGQNALISYSILECNIQGMSVKTYVSINEETGYLYALRSFDYELLKDFTFMVQARDAGTPPLSSNATVKVIIVDQNDNPPLVLAPLGKNGTAKEPLPRSAEPGYLVTRIVAMDADDGENARLSYSILRGNENGMFRMDWRTGELRTARRVSAKRDPHQLYDLMIEVRDHGQPPLSSSASIQVMLVDSVVEGRGSGDRRGTTKAKDGSLDLTLILIIALGSVSFIFLLVMIVLAVRCQKDKKLNIYTCLTSDCCMSCSSCCSRQGRARKKKLSKSDIMLVQSTGNVSGAGTAQVPVEESGSFGSHHQNQNYCYQVCLTPESAKTDLMFLKPCSPSRSTDTDHNPCGAIVTGYTDQQPDIISNGSILSNETKHQRTELTYLVDRPRRVNSSAFQEADLVSSKDSGHGDSEQGDSDHDATNRGHSSGADLFSNCTEECKALGHSDRCWMPSFMPSDGRQGPDYRSNLHVPGMDSVPDTETLSRLHREERVGNISS